The Pocillopora verrucosa isolate sample1 chromosome 14, ASM3666991v2, whole genome shotgun sequence genome has a segment encoding these proteins:
- the LOC131769391 gene encoding uncharacterized protein yields MNYLSRLNKEEVCHFELTQSQEKCPVNSRVYGEKTCDEENEVRPMGYDRIFTSTVILIAVLQVRIGSCTACQDGEITYQSNKAGEKDKCAPCIDCPDGMEPSIACGTVAKNGTLLHCVACREGTYSDTYGKEQCTPCSLCSAGRTVTRNCSRTENSRCGSCKHGYYEKEVVDGLIYDCEPCSGCCGDGKDEFEDQCKAQGLPRHRRCKLRKADSDCQRINMMIKLTPSPTTPQRKSTAERRTNKLKSSDKTTQRSSSTTHRSFASSNTVIASAAFTSFFETSIAFQRRRNNTSDEGHGKSNTTLSVDTKRPISVSINSRDEISRSIKAVIGILASLSLVACIVKIKTIATFFKWVRCRPFSRSRDAEHDEHTESVLLDNITTLTNVDPLGVLVCMKDLKSCSLETYEKVWKRLDKKLENTKKGNYKDVASEFKFEEEDIWEFEKELHSCRSGSPSEKLLESLEAKRPNLTVLEFIKVLQKSTIQRKDIIELLESHIYRHCETS; encoded by the exons atgaattatttatcACGACTAAACAAAGAG GAGGTTTGCCACTTTGAACTGACGCAATCTCAAGAAAAATGCCCGGTTAATTCAAGAGTCTACGGAGAAAAGACGTGCGATGAGGAAAATGAAGTGCGACCGATGGGTTACGACAGAATTTTTACATCCACAGTAATTCTGATTGCGGTG CTTCAAGTACGCATAGGAAGTTGCACTGCCTGCCAAGATGGTGAAATCACCTACCAAAGCAATAAAGCGGGAGAAAAAGACAAATGCGCCCCTTGTATTGATTGTCCAGATGGAATGGAACCATCAATTGCTTGTGGAACTGTCGCCAAGAATGGAACACTCTTGCACTGTGTTGCGTGCAGGGAGGGAACCTATTCAGATACATATGGGAAAGAACAGTGTACACCGTGTTCCTTATGCTCTGCCGGACGCACGGTGACTCGGAACTGCTCTAGGACTGAGAACAGCCGTTGTGGTTCTTGTAAACATGGTTATTACGAGAAAGAGGTCGTTGACGGTCTTATATACGATTGCGAGCCGTGCTCTGGCTGCTGTGGGGACGGTAAAGACGAATTTGAGGACCAATGTAAAGCTCAAGGACTCCCACGGCATAGAAGATGCAAACTAAGAAAGGCAGACAGTGACTGTCAAAGGATAAACATGATGATTAAACTAACTCCAAGCCCGACGACTCCACAACGAAAGTCTACAGCAGAGCGAAGAACAAATAAACTGAAATCTTCGGACAAAACGACACAACGGTCTTCATCGACAACACATCGATCATTCGCTAGCAGCAATACCGTAATTGCAAGTGCTGCATTCACTTCTTTTTTCGAGACGTCAATTGCGTTTCAGCGACGAAGAAATAATACTTCCGATGAAGGTCATGGCAAAAGTAACACAACTCTGAGCGTTGACACGAAGAGACCCATATCTGTTTCAATCAACAGCCGTGACGAAATTAGTCGAAGTATCAAGGCAGTTATTGGTATTTTGGCAAGTTTGAGTCTTGTTGCTTGCATCGTTAAGATAAAAACGATAGCGACCTTTTTTAAATGGGTGCGTTGTCGACCGTTCTCCAGATCAAGGGACGCTGAACACGATGAACACACAGAAAGCGTTTTATTGGATAACATTACAACACTGACAAATGTTGACCCACTTGGAG TACTCGTTTGCATGAAAGATTTGAAGTCTTGTTCACTAGAGACATATGAAAAAGTATGGAAACGACTGGACAAAAAGCTGGAAAACACCAAGAAGGGCAACTACAAGGATGTAGCGTCAGAGTTTAAGTTTGAGGAAGAGGACATTTGGGAATTTGAGAAGGAACTTCACTCGTGTAGGTCAGGAAGTCCTTCTGAAAAGCTTTTAGAAAGTCTGGAAGCTAAAAGGCCTAATCTAACCGTATTAGAGTTTATCAAAGTATTGCAAAAATCCACAATACAAAGGAAAGACATTATTGAACTGTTGGAAAGTCATATTTATAGACACTGCGAGACTTCCTAg
- the LOC131769390 gene encoding uncharacterized protein, translated as MGERLLHIAHSDSANPTSSGVSTAKKDAIIAICFVALLCRTGADVLCKPDQILLTYTGKVGYQCLDCPTCPPGSQPSVPCGSTIENWTAIHCVPCPLGKAFSDNYDKAQCAACSVCSTGKAVLKNCTRVSNSKCSRCRKGYYYESFSFACKPCAECCSDGNDEFAKECERYDHKCQVRPTPCSHTRTTLLGTTTPTGTLPTTQETHLTDMYNKTTTGHKEENGLPFNELKSSLKPTQVDYKVSEEERESGNATGTEIPLAIISFAVIALLSIVIIVLIVLKKPIRLRLTLRHPREVDSSDIENYSSHGRIRFVSNQSQSRGSASPLLHPAALSNHNSSTQHQQNELAPDALIESGISLLSEPASLLQDGSESSLPNRPEPHRPLQSEATQASGSTSSLHTLTDSSEATGSSPLVGLSKKAPTPNPSNSSEPNQGASSLTSACQSAQFRRPESSHLDHRDSPKGNPCSILSCPTQLPSQNRRCASSQATDSCSPIQAEYTCTSTTGGMTLEKLDENHVETFEWMCMKLDEKRSGMRYDFEKLASCYKISLTARGSLKQEFHRGSPSQALMAHIKAEHPNLPIYQLIEDLEKIGRKDIAEGLKPHVFGNDDRSPTPDRSPHVNC; from the exons ATGGGAGAGCGATTGTTACACATTGCACACTCGGACTCAGCAAATCCGACATCGAGTGGGGTGTCTACCGCAAAGAAGGATGCTATCATTGCCATTTGTTTTGTTGCGCTG cTTTGTAGGACTGGAGCAGATGTCCTGTGCAAGCCAGATCAGATACTGTTGACTTATACCGGAAAGGTGGGATATCAATGTTTAGACTGTCCCACATGTCCCCCCGGATCGCAGCCTTCTGTTCCATGTGGATCCACTATCGAAAACTGGACAGCCATTCACTGCGTTCCATGCCCACTTGGAAAAGCATTTTCTGACAATTATGATAAAGCTCAGTGCGCAGCTTGTTCCGTATGCTCGACAGGGAAGGCAGTACTGAAGAACTGCACTCGTGTCTCCAACAGTAAGTGCAGTAGATGCAGAAAAGGATATTACTATGAGTCTTTTTCATTTGCTTGCAAGCCTTGTGCGGAATGTTGTAGCGATGGAAATGACGAGTTCGCCAAAGAATGCGAACGCTACGATCACAAATGCCAAGTTCGACCCACGCCATGCAGCCACACCCGGACAACTCTTTTGGGAACAACAACACCCACTGGAACTTTGCCAACAACTCAGGAGACACATCTAACTGATATGTATAACAAAACAACGACGGGACACAAAGAAGAGAACGGCTTACCTTTTAATGAGTTGAAGTCGTCGTTGAAACCAACTCAGGTTGACTATAAGGTCTCAGAAGAAGAACGAGAGTCTGGAAATGCTACTGGAACTGAGATTCCGCTCGCAATAATCTCGTTTGCGGTAATTGCTTTGCTTTCCATAGTAATTATTGTCTTGATTGTTCTTAAGAAACCAATTAGACTAAGACTAACACTGAGGCATCCAAGAGAGGTGGATTCGAGTGATATTGAGAATTATTCTTCTCACGGAAGAATACGGTTTGTGTCTAATCAGTCCCAGTCCCGTGGCTCTGCATCTCCTCTTCTCCATCCAGCTGCACTCTCTAATCATAATTCGTCTACACAACACCAGCAAAATGAATTAGCACCAGATGCACTAATTGAGTCTGGAATATCTTTGTTAAGTGAACCAGCATCACTACTCCAAGATGGGTCTGAATCCTCTCTTCCAAACCGTCCGGAACCCCATCGTCCTCTTCAGTCTGAAGCAACTCAAGCAAGTGGATCTACGTCATCTCTTCACACCTTGACTGATTCATCTGAGGCAACTGGGTCATCACCTCTAGTAGGTCTGTCGAAAAAGGCACCTACTCCAAACCCTTCCAATTCATCCGAACCCAACCAAGGTGCGTCTTCTTTGACCAGTGCCTGTCAATCAGCTCAGTTTAGAAGGCCTGAATCATCTCATCTAGATCACCGTGATTCACCCAAAGGCAATCCTTGTTCTATTTTGTCCTGTCCTACACAATTACCATCTCAGAATAGAAGATGTGCATCTTCACAGGCAACTGATTCCTGCTCACCTATACAAGCTGAATACACATGTACATCAACGACTG GTGGTATGACTCTTGAAAAGCTGGATGAAAATCATGTAGAAACGTTTGAATGGATGTGCATGAAACTTGATGAAAAAAGATCAGGTATGCGATATGACTTTGAAAAGTTGGCTTCATGCTACAAAATTTCGCTCACAGCTCGTGGATCTTTGAAGCAAGAGTTCCACAGAGGTAGTCCTTCTCAGGCTTTGATGGCTCATATTAAGGCTGAACACCCAAATCTGCCCATTTATCAACTTATTGAAGACCTGGAAAAAATCGGGCGGAAAGATATAGCGGAGGGATTAAAGCCACACGTGTTTGGAAACGATGACAGATCACCAACACCAGATCGCTCACCTCATGTTAATTGCTAG
- the LOC131769372 gene encoding uncharacterized protein: MGQQSSRLLELSSTKFTSTGLHHSFCTMMTRKDIVAVLWLFMLVCPIGANFLCKPEQIIWTNAAGKAGYQCLDCPSCPAGSEPSVPCGTKIENWTDIHCVPCHLGKTYSDKYDKAHCKPCTVCSTGKAILKNCTLQSNSKCSRCKEGYYYKPLSFSCDPCSECCGDEKDLVESECSSYKHKCKVRSTPCNKQIRSTKSTLRLTKPTPPPSIVSTHQPTSSIVLKETKSSIMSTQVVDNDAPTDIGKIGIILLAVAVVVSFGIFVAIVITKCGRPRNTLKPSGEQESTSIEKISPKIKAASQSNESISPSLHPVFIQSSGSMTLLHNWCESSDGSGLPIPQSQDSASLPPSRSDAPAHVEYAVSPEDVTLENLEENHHDVFDLMCDELETMQRGRWNFERLAFRYNIPSTIVRSLKNAFQRNGSPSHELMDHLKATHPDLPLYHVINNLEKIGRNDIAQGLRPYLKKTMKFH, from the exons ATGGGACAACAATCCTCTCGTCTACTGGAACTAAGCTCAACGAAGTTTACTTCGACAGGATTGCACCACTCTTTCTGTACCATGATGACAAGAAAGGACATCGTTGCTGTGCTGTGGCTCTTTATGCTG GTTTGTCCCATTGGAGCAAATTTCTTGTGTAAACCGGAACAAATAATTTGGACCAACGCCGCTGGAAAGGCAGGATATCAATGCTTGGACTGCCCCTCCTGTCCGGCTGGATCAGAGCCTTCGGTACCATGTGGaaccaaaattgaaaattggaCCGATATTCACTGTGTTCCATGTCATCTTGGCAAAACATACTCTGAcaaatacgacaaggctcatTGCAAGCCCTGCACGGTATGCTCGACAGGGAAAGCAATATTGAAGAACTGCACCCTTCAGTCAAACAGCAAGTGTAGCAGGTGCAAAGAAGGATATTACTATAAACCTTTGTCGTTTTCATGTGACCCTTGTTCAGAGTGTTGTGGAGATGAAAAAGACTTAGTTGAAAGCGAATGCAGTAGTTACaaacacaagtgcaaagttcGGTCCACACCGTGCAACAAACAAATCAGGTCCACCAAATCAACGCTCAGACTGACAAAACCCACGCCTCCTCCAAGCATTGTGTCAACACATCAACCAACAAGTTCAATTGTCCTGAAAGAAACTAAGTCGTCAATAATGTCAACTCAGGTGGTTGATAACGACGCGCCGACAGACATAGGAAAGATCGGAATAATTCTGCTTGCAGTTGCAGTCGTAGTTTCTTTTGGAATTTTCGTCGCGATCGTTATTACGAAATGCGGCAGACCAAGAAATACACTGAAGCCTTCCGGGGAGCAGGAATCGACGagtattgaaaaaatttctcccAAAATCAAGGCAGCTTCACAATCCAATGAATCCATATCACCTTCTCTGCATCCCGTTTTTATTCAATCAAGTGGATCAATGACACTTCTTCACAACTGGTGTGAGTCGTCCGATGGAAGTGGGCTTCCAATACCACAATCTCAAGATTCAGCATCGTTACCGCCTTCACGGTCCGACGCGCCTGCACATGTTGAATACGCAGTTAGCCCAG AGGATGTGACCCTCGAAAATCTGGAAGAAAATCACCATGACGTGTTCGACTTGATGTGTGATGAGCTTGAAACCATGCAAAGAGGCCGATGGAACTTTGAAAGACTAGCTTTCCGGTACAACATTCCATCCACAATCGTGAGATCTTTGAAAAATGCGTTCCAACGTAACGGTAGTCCCTCTCATGAGTTAATGGACCATTTGAAGGCGACACACCCCGATTTACCTCTCTATCATGTTATCAATAACCTGGAGAAGATTGGAAGGAATGATATCGCACAGGGATTGAGGCCGTACCTGAAAAAAACGATGAAATTTCATTAG
- the LOC131769343 gene encoding cingulin: protein MDARDCTVLERHFSRLQQCLEPSKLLRHLETVGVIDEDDVETIREEKKKTSRENQVTVFVDIIKRRENGLRHLLQALLKSKVQDFLARELLEDDVYDEEEISSILMELENDLDETQSLKLSLIEEQKRHKNTKRELEEIRRSSIVFSDSSSSGLFADYDSAPSDGEEFCDYSTREGIENMPSLNEDHSASIFDQDQTKFQDPVSQSAAINDDLEWEHEDGWRKFGSLDNLNSLTRKNSEGGSTIKLRKSSSMGKLNSDGRGRYVDERRRSGHARWCSDESLEGSRKLSNSLHRRPSDDGKMDLLESKVALLEKRLRDEQRKRQISENEVAKLQVEKENLFEELEDTRDQLHVRLSQLNLFCADDDCYEGELHFEQSENVDDFSEVRKVNYETSSMERPIQAPTGIAETASRSSSPGVDKLRTQSEQMRRTRLTGSWRTVNAQFYELDEYDDEIKVEMDSSNIMDTLRRLKTHNNCLYNDILYERDELKSLRKRASRLESLK, encoded by the exons ATGGATGCTAGGGACTGCACTGTGTTAGAGCGACATTTCTCGAGACTTCAACAATGTCTCGAACCTTCAAAACTTTTACGTCATCTTGAAACAGTCGGTGTTATCGATGAAGACGACGTGGAGACCATTCgcgaagagaaaaagaaaacgtcGAGGGAAAACCAAGTGACAGTGTTTGTTGACATTATTAAAAGACGAGAGAACGGCCTCAGACATTTACTTCAGGCTTTGTTGAAATCTAAAGTGCAAGATTTCTTGGCGAGAGAGCTTCTTGAAGATGATGTCTATGATGAAGAAG aaatcAGCAGTATATTGATGGAACTGGAAAACGACTTGGATGAGACTCAATCCTTGAAATTGAGCCTTATTGAAGAACAAAAACGGCACAAAAACACCAAGAGGGAGTTGGAGGAGATCAGGCGAAGCTCCATCGTGTTCAGTGACTCTAGCAGCTCGGGTCTATTCGCTGATTATGATTCTGCTCCGAGCGACGGCGAGGAATTTTGCGACTACTCGACCAGAGAGGGGATTGAAAACATGCCAAGTCTGAATGAAGACCATTCCGCATCGATTTTTGATCAAGATCAGACTAAGTTCCAAGACCCGGTATCTCAATCAGCAGCGATAAATGACGATTTAGAATGGGAGCATGAAGATGGCTGGCGAAAGTTTGGGAGCCTTGATAACCTAAACTCTCTGACTCGAAAAAATTCTGAAGGAGGTTCGACTATTAAGCTGCGGAAAAGCTCCTCCATGGGAAAATTGAACAGTGATGGTCGAGGGAGGTACGTGGACGAACGTAGACGCTCTGGACATGCTAGGTGGTGCAGCGACGAGAGCCTTGAGGGCAGCAGAAAATTGTCAAATTCGCTACACAGACGACCAAGCGACGATGGAAAAATGGACCTCCTTGAGAGCAAAGTGGCTCTTCTGGAAAAAAGGCTTCGAGATGAGCAGCGGAAGCGCCAGATTTCCGAAAATGAAGTTGCCAAGTTGCAAGTAGAGAAGGAGAATCTGTTCGAGGAACTCGAAGATACTCGAGACCAGCTACATGTAAGACTCAGCCAACTGAATCTGTTCTGCGCTGATGACGATTGCTATGAAGGAGAGCTACATTTCGAGCAAAGTGAAAATGTCGACGATTTTTCAGAGGTACGAAAGGTGAACTATGAAACTAGTTCCATGGAAAGACCTATCCAAGCGCCAACCGGAATTGCGGAGACCGCTTCCCGTAGCAGCTCACCCGGCGTTGATAAGCTTCGTACCCAGTCTGAGCAAATGAGAAGAACACGTCTGACGGGAAGTTGGAGAACAGTGAATGCTCAGTTTTACGAGCTGGACGAATACGATGATGAGATTAAGGTCGAAATGGATTCAAGTAATATTATGGACACATTGCGCAGACTCAAAACGCACAATAACTGTTTGTATAACGATATATTGTATGAAAGAGATGAGCTTAAGAGTCTGAGAAAAAGAGCGTCAAGACTAGAATCACTCAAATGA
- the LOC131769344 gene encoding DNA ligase 1-like: MSSKEKKDKTQKESKKEKKERKEKKKKRDSKDLETSSNDFTVENEEKDGSSSNSKSVFGMFRRSGRKDKRSSKHGSSDSLKRLSVDSTEFGDRRSSGVSIDESASVKVSTPSTEVVKETEKPETQRDQPSEVKIVSAAHPAPVENKDSERPDVPLAAEILKTVDTMMANNGKEEVQTKKDEKESVITPDNDKGSLKQEEQIAEKEPEPVVEMESQLQEANTKEHKQEESVNEQVLKPDNPDQEVLLKIENGPAVEKEEVHSLKKGQQKENQFQVQVEEFLKLDATVGEVSTLKAKNEEQDEKEIGDGPIVEKEVHSLKKGQQKENQFQIEEFLKLNAKVGEVSTPKAKSEEQNEKEIGNGPAVEKEVHSLEKGRQRENQIQLQVKEFLKLDAKVGEISTPKAENEEQEEKGERKSVEDSERRFNVIHKTPPFKGEGTFTTSTPKRESTKRAQVEKSGGPEIQVQSTNRAVKGDKQTSVVEFHFEAQIGNDIKDAKFSTEVLLAQLLEVNKKLRMLQKELLEFRKSNGKLA; encoded by the exons ATGAGctcgaaagaaaagaaggacaAGACTCAGAAAG AGAgtaagaaggagaagaaagagagaaaagagaaaaaaaagaagagagactCGAAGGATTTAGAAACGTCCTCAAATGACTTCACCGTGGAAAACGAAGAAAAAGATGGATCCTCATCAAACTCAAAATCTGTGTTTGGAATGTTCAGACGAAGTGGACGGAAAGATAAAAGAAGTTCAAAACACGGCTCCTCGGACAGCTTGAAGAGACTAAGTGTTGATTCAACTGAATTTGGCGACAGGCGCTCTAGTGGTGTTTCGATCGATGAGTCAGCGAGTGTCAAAGTTTCAACACCTAGCACTGAAGTTGTTAAGGAAACTGAGAAGCCAGAGACACAGAGGGACCAGCCTTCCGAAGTGAAAATTGTCAGCGCAGCTCATCCAGCTCCGGTGGAAAATAAAGATTCTGAGAGACCTGATGTTCCCCTAGCAGCAGAGATTCTCAAAACCGTAGATACTATGATGGCGAACAATGGGAAGGAGGAGGTTCAAACCAAAAAGGACGAGAAAGAATCAGTTATAACGCCAGATAATGATAAGGGAAGCCTAAAGCAAGAAGAACAAATTGCTGAAAAAGAACCAGAACCTGTAGTTGAGATGGAGAGTCAGTTGCAAGAGGCTAACACTAAAGAACATAAGCAAGAAGAATCAGTGAATGAACAGGTGTTAAAACCCGATAATCCTGATCAGGAAGTACTCCTGAAGATTGAAAATGGTCCTGcagtagaaaaagaagaagtCCATTCTTTAAAAAAGGGGCAGcagaaagaaaatcaattcCAAGTGCAAGTCGAAGAATTTCTTAAACTTGATGCTACAGTCGGAGAAGTATCGACGCTAAAAGCTAAAAACGAAGAGCAAGATGAAAAGGAGATTGGAGATGGTCCTATAGTAGAAAAAGAAGTCCATTCTTTAAAAAAGGGGCAGcagaaagaaaatcaattcCAAATCGAAGAATTTCTTAAACTTAATGCCAAAGTCGGAGAAGTATCGACGCCAAAAGCTAAAAGTGAGGAGCAAAATGAGAAGGAGATTGGAAATGGTCCTGCAGTAGAAAAAGAAGTCCATTCTTTGGAAAAAGGGCggcagagagaaaatcaaatcCAGTTGCAAGTCAAAGAATTTCTTAAACTCGATGCTAAAGTCGGAGAAATATCGACGCCAAAAGCTGAAAATGAGGAGCAAGAGGAAAAGGGAGAAAGGAAATCTGTTGAAGATTCAGAGCGAAGGTTTAACGTGATCCATAAAACGCCTCCATTTAAGGGGGAAGGCACCTTTACCACAAGCACCCCCAAGCGTGAATCAACCAAAAGAGCGCAGGTTGAAAAAAGCGGTGGCCCTGAAATTCAAGTCCAGTCGACTAATCGTGCAGTAAAAGGAGACAAACAAACATCCGTAGTGGAGTTTCACTTTGAAGCTCAAATCGGAAATGACATCAAAGATGCAAAGTTCTCTACAGAAGTACTCCTGGCCCAGTTGTTAGAAGTTAACAAGAAACTTCGCATGTTGCAAAAAGAACTGCTTGAGTTTCGGAAATCAAACGGTAAATTGGCATAA